From Butyricimonas paravirosa, one genomic window encodes:
- a CDS encoding four helix bundle protein encodes MGTVRCFEDFKIWQDARLLVNQVYLYTAGVKDYGFNDQVRRAAVSVMNNIAEGYEAGGNVMFKKFLQISRGSCGEVRSMLYLAKDLKYIDEIKVNGLLSDCMVLSKGISKLITYLDSTTSNL; translated from the coding sequence ATGGGGACGGTTAGGTGTTTTGAGGATTTTAAGATTTGGCAGGATGCCCGTTTGTTGGTAAATCAGGTTTACTTGTACACTGCAGGAGTGAAGGATTATGGGTTTAATGATCAGGTTAGAAGGGCGGCGGTTTCGGTGATGAATAATATTGCGGAGGGGTATGAGGCTGGTGGTAATGTGATGTTTAAGAAGTTTTTGCAAATATCGAGGGGAAGTTGTGGTGAAGTCAGGAGTATGTTGTATTTAGCTAAAGATTTGAAGTATATAGATGAAATAAAGGTAAACGGGTTATTGTCTGATTGTATGGTTTTATCTAAAGGTATCAGTAAATTAATTACTTATTTGGATTCCACAACCAGCAACTTGTAA
- the rfbA gene encoding glucose-1-phosphate thymidylyltransferase RfbA encodes MKGIVLAGGSGTRLYPITKGVSKQLLPIYDKPMVYYPISVLMLAGIKDILIISTPQDLPGFERLLGDGSDYGVHFTYAEQPSPDGLAQAFIIGEEFIGNDSVCLVLGDNIFYGQHFTGMLLDAVKAAEGEDKATVFGYWVNDPERYGVAEFDQDGNVLSIEEKPKNPKSNYAVVGLYFYPNEVVRVAKEIKPSARGELEITSVNQTFLEAGDLKVQLLGRGFAWLDTGTHDSLAEASNFVEVIEKRQGLKIACLEEIAYMKGWIDAERLRAVAQPMIKNQYGQYLLKLLQ; translated from the coding sequence ATGAAAGGAATTGTATTAGCCGGTGGATCCGGGACCAGGTTATATCCAATTACGAAAGGCGTATCAAAGCAGTTATTGCCGATATATGATAAGCCAATGGTATATTATCCCATTTCAGTATTAATGCTGGCGGGAATCAAGGATATTTTAATTATTTCAACCCCGCAGGATTTACCGGGGTTCGAACGTTTACTCGGTGATGGCTCCGATTACGGGGTTCATTTCACGTATGCAGAACAGCCAAGCCCGGATGGGTTAGCACAAGCATTTATTATCGGGGAGGAGTTTATCGGAAATGATTCGGTTTGCTTGGTGTTGGGGGATAATATTTTTTATGGACAGCATTTTACAGGAATGTTGTTAGATGCCGTGAAAGCCGCGGAAGGGGAGGATAAAGCAACTGTTTTCGGTTATTGGGTAAATGATCCGGAACGTTACGGGGTGGCCGAATTCGATCAAGACGGAAATGTGCTGAGTATTGAAGAAAAACCGAAGAATCCGAAATCGAATTATGCCGTGGTCGGGTTGTATTTTTATCCGAACGAAGTGGTTCGTGTTGCTAAAGAGATAAAACCGTCCGCTCGCGGAGAGTTGGAAATTACTTCTGTGAATCAGACCTTTTTAGAAGCGGGTGACTTAAAAGTTCAGTTGTTGGGACGTGGATTTGCTTGGTTGGATACGGGAACTCATGATTCATTGGCTGAAGCTTCTAATTTTGTAGAAGTTATCGAGAAACGTCAAGGGCTGAAGATTGCTTGTTTGGAGGAAATTGCCTATATGAAGGGATGGATAGATGCGGAGCGTTTGAGGGCTGTGGCTCAACCGATGATCAAAAACCAGTATGGACAGTATTTATTGAAATTACTGCAGTAA
- a CDS encoding nucleotide sugar dehydrogenase codes for MYNKLLNKKAKLALVGLGYVGLPIALEFAKKISVIGFDINEERLAKMRKKIDPCNELGTDAFENSDIYFTSSVDELREASFFIVAVPTPIDRFNQPDLKPLLAASRTVGMALKKGDYVVYESTVYPGCTEEDCVPVLEEVSGLKVGIDFKIGYSPERINPGDKVHTLANTVKIVSGCDAETLETVAKVYELVVKPGVHRAPNIKVAEAGKIIENTQRDVNIALMNELSIIFSRIGINTYDVLEAAGTKWNFLKFYPGLVGGHCIGVDPYYLVHKAKELKYHPQMINAGRFVNDSMGGYIAKKIVKKMIGMGKNILGARVLVMGVTFKEDVSDIRNSKVVDIVNELKDFGVDVDVTDPNADSEEVMHEYGFKLIEKPRANYDAVIVAVAHKEYMDLDEEYFRGLTYEHAVLGDIKGIYRGKIHLMKYWSL; via the coding sequence ATGTATAATAAGTTACTAAATAAAAAGGCAAAGTTGGCATTAGTCGGGTTGGGGTATGTCGGGTTACCGATAGCACTGGAGTTTGCCAAGAAGATTTCCGTGATCGGTTTTGATATTAACGAGGAACGGTTGGCAAAGATGAGAAAGAAAATCGACCCGTGTAATGAGTTGGGGACGGATGCGTTTGAGAATAGCGATATTTATTTTACTTCTTCCGTGGATGAGTTACGGGAAGCGTCGTTTTTTATCGTGGCGGTTCCGACCCCGATAGATAGGTTTAATCAACCGGATTTGAAACCCCTGCTGGCGGCATCCCGCACGGTAGGAATGGCCTTAAAGAAGGGAGATTACGTGGTTTATGAATCTACGGTTTATCCGGGTTGTACGGAAGAAGATTGTGTCCCGGTGTTGGAAGAGGTTTCCGGACTGAAAGTTGGAATTGATTTTAAGATCGGTTATTCTCCGGAACGTATTAATCCGGGCGACAAGGTTCATACGTTGGCTAACACGGTAAAGATTGTTTCTGGATGTGATGCAGAGACTTTGGAAACGGTGGCTAAGGTTTACGAGTTAGTAGTGAAACCGGGAGTACATCGGGCTCCGAATATTAAGGTGGCTGAGGCCGGGAAGATTATTGAAAATACACAACGGGATGTGAATATAGCTCTGATGAACGAGTTATCCATTATTTTCAGCCGTATTGGTATCAACACGTATGACGTGCTGGAGGCTGCGGGGACGAAATGGAATTTCTTGAAGTTTTATCCCGGTTTAGTGGGAGGACATTGTATCGGGGTGGATCCCTATTACTTGGTGCATAAGGCAAAAGAGTTGAAGTATCATCCGCAAATGATTAATGCCGGGCGGTTTGTAAATGATTCGATGGGAGGATATATAGCCAAGAAGATTGTGAAGAAGATGATCGGGATGGGAAAGAATATCTTGGGCGCTCGAGTGTTGGTTATGGGGGTTACGTTTAAAGAGGATGTATCGGATATTCGGAATTCGAAAGTCGTGGATATAGTGAACGAGTTGAAAGATTTTGGCGTGGATGTAGATGTCACGGACCCGAATGCAGATTCCGAAGAAGTGATGCATGAATACGGTTTTAAGTTGATCGAGAAGCCCCGGGCAAATTATGATGCTGTCATCGTGGCAGTAGCGCATAAGGAGTACATGGATCTGGACGAGGAGTATTTCCGTGGATTGACATACGAACACGCTGTATTAGGAGATATAAAAGGGATTTATAGGGGGAAAATTCACCTGATGAAATACTGGAGCCTATAA
- a CDS encoding WbuC family cupin fold metalloprotein, with protein MKIIDNGLLDEVSRQAAESPRLRMNYNFHDTLEANAQRLLNALEPGTELPVHRHCFTAETYIVLRGEINVFFYDDDKRVTESVTLNPLKGEYGIHIPAGQWHTLEVVEKGTVIFEVKDGPYRPLGPEDRLD; from the coding sequence ATGAAGATTATTGATAATGGGTTGTTAGATGAGGTTTCTCGGCAGGCTGCGGAGAGTCCGCGTCTGAGGATGAATTATAATTTTCACGATACGTTGGAGGCTAATGCTCAACGTTTGTTGAATGCTCTGGAGCCGGGGACGGAATTACCTGTGCATAGACATTGTTTTACCGCGGAGACTTATATCGTGCTGCGTGGTGAAATTAACGTGTTTTTTTATGATGATGACAAGCGGGTAACCGAGTCCGTGACCTTGAATCCGTTGAAAGGTGAATATGGTATTCATATACCTGCCGGGCAATGGCACACGTTGGAAGTCGTGGAAAAAGGAACCGTGATTTTTGAAGTGAAAGATGGGCCGTACCGTCCGTTGGGGCCGGAAGATAGACTTGATTAA
- a CDS encoding Gfo/Idh/MocA family protein — MKNFAIIGVAGYIAPRHLRAIKDTGNQLVAAYDKFDSVGIMDSYFPNCSFFTEMELFDRHCSKLKKTDERVDMVSICTPNYLHDAHIRYGLRLGADVICEKPLVLNPWNIDALEDVEKETGHKGYTILQLRLHESIKALKKKIEEGPKDKVYDVDLTYITSRGNWYYTSWKGDERKSGGVATNIGVHFYDMLSWIFGPVKENIVHVMSHDRVAGFLGLEKARVRYFLSINADNLPENAVQGEKRTYRSIRIEGEEFEFSQGFTELHTESYRKILAGEGFRIEEARNCIGIVHDIRHATPIGLKGDYHPLAKLPLVKHPFGWGR; from the coding sequence TATAGCTCCAAGGCATTTGCGAGCTATAAAAGACACGGGGAATCAGTTGGTAGCTGCTTATGACAAGTTTGACAGCGTGGGCATCATGGATAGTTATTTCCCGAATTGTTCTTTTTTCACGGAGATGGAGTTGTTCGATCGTCATTGTTCAAAATTGAAGAAGACAGACGAACGGGTGGATATGGTATCAATCTGTACGCCGAATTATTTGCACGACGCTCATATCCGTTATGGTTTGCGTTTGGGGGCTGATGTGATTTGCGAGAAACCGTTGGTATTGAATCCTTGGAATATAGATGCATTGGAGGACGTGGAGAAAGAGACAGGACATAAAGGGTACACAATCCTGCAATTGCGTTTACACGAGTCAATAAAAGCTTTGAAAAAGAAGATCGAGGAAGGACCGAAAGACAAGGTGTATGACGTGGATTTGACTTATATTACTTCTCGCGGAAATTGGTATTACACGAGTTGGAAAGGAGACGAGCGGAAGAGTGGAGGTGTCGCCACGAATATCGGGGTCCATTTTTATGATATGTTGTCATGGATTTTTGGTCCGGTAAAGGAGAATATCGTGCATGTGATGAGTCACGACCGAGTTGCCGGTTTTTTGGGATTGGAAAAGGCTCGTGTACGTTATTTTTTGAGTATAAATGCTGATAATTTACCGGAAAATGCCGTACAAGGGGAGAAAAGAACTTATCGTTCTATCCGTATTGAGGGGGAGGAATTTGAATTTAGTCAAGGATTCACGGAATTGCATACCGAGAGTTATCGGAAAATTCTGGCAGGAGAAGGGTTCCGTATAGAAGAAGCCCGTAATTGTATTGGGATAGTTCATGATATTCGACACGCAACCCCAATTGGTTTAAAAGGGGATTATCATCCCTTGGCTAAATTACCATTGGTAAAACATCCTTTCGGTTGGGGAAGGTGA